The sequence below is a genomic window from Providencia rettgeri.
ATGAGTACTGAGCACATAGTTAACCCAAAAAACACTGTCGACTCTTGGCAACGCATAGCTGCTGAGCTATTAAGTGAAGCTGACATTAAAATTAATGGCTCTCGTCCTTTCGATATTCAAGTTCACAATCCCCAATTCTTTAAACGCGTGCTACAACAAGGCTCAATAGGATTAGGTGAAAGCTATATGGATGGTTGGTGGGATTGCGAGCGCTTAGATATATTTTTCCAATATGTATTACGCCATAAGCTCGATAAAAAAATACCGCATAATTTCAGTGATACATTGAAAATTGCTGTCGCACGTGTTCGCAACCTACAAACTTTAAAACGCGCTCGTATTGTTGGAGAAGAACATTATGACCTCGGAAATGACTTATTTTCCCTAATGCTCGACCCTTATATGCAATATTCTTGTGGCTACTGGAAAGGTTTAGAAACGGTTCCTGAAAACCTTCATCTCGCACAAGAACAAAAATTAAATTTAATCTGCGAAAAACTGCAATTAAAACCAGGGATGCGATTACTTGATGTCGGATGTGGTTGGGGAGGGCTTGCCGCCTATGCGGCAAAAAACTTTGGTGTTTCTGTCACGGGTGTCACTATCTCCGCGGAGCAACAAAAATATGCTCAAGCGCGTTGTGTAGGCTTAGATGTCGATATTAAATTAGAAGATTATCGGAATCTCAACGACCAATTTGACCGTATTGTCTCTGTCGGCATGTTTGAACATGTCGGCCCGAAAAACTATGCGGCTTACTTTGATGTTATCCAACGCAATTTGAAAACTCATGGTTTATTTTTACTTCACACCATTGGTTCTAACCAAAGCAAAGTGAATGTCGACCCATGGATCAATAAGTATATTTTCCCAAACGGCTGCCTACCTTCTATACAAAACATTGGTGAAACCAGTGAAGGTAAACTGGTGATGGAAGACTGGCATAATTTTGGTGCTGATTATGACCATACACTGATGGCATGGTACTCCCGTTTTCAAGCTGCTTGGCCTGAACTCGAATTTAACTATACACCTCGCTTCAAACGCATGTTTTCCTATTATCTAAATGCTTGTGCAGGTGCATTTAGAGCTCGAGACATTCAGTTATGGCAAATACTTTGGAGCCCACACGGTGTTGACGGTGGCCTACGTGTTGCTCGCTAAGCTTTTGTCTTGAACATATATCTTCATTAACCTTACGGGCTAGTTAAAGAATCAATGTGTTTCATTCAACCATTGCTCAATAGCCTGTAAGCCTTGCTGCACATTATCTTTCAAGTGGGTACCCACCATTGGTTGCTGCTCTAATAACTCACACGTTTTTACTGCGCTTTGCATTCCTAAACTGGCACAACTGCTTTTTAACTGGTGAGCAAGGCGCTTGACTTGTTCTGTGTTATTTTCTGCTCGTGCAATGTCAATTTGGTCGACCAAAGGCAAGGAATGCTGTTTAAAAATACTCACCCATTCGCGAATTTTCGGAAGTCCCATTAGCTCGGCATCACTAATAAGCTGTTGTAAATCTATAAATTTCTCCTTAATGCTAGGATCAGGCAATGTATATTCGCCGCCTGAAATATATTTAACGATTAATTGGTTTAACATATCTCTTGGTACCGGTTTTTGAATAATACCGCGAAAAACTTGGCTGGTACGTTGGCGAAGTGTTTCATCAATGACGTGGGCACTAAAACCAATCAAAATCAATGTAGGGTAAGTTCTCGCTATTTGTTTAGCCAAGGTGATACCGTCAATATCTGGTAAACCAAAATCCACCAATGCCGCGGTAAATTGTTGCCCAGTTTGTAGGGCTGCTAGCGCCTCAGCTGCAGAGCCAACAATAGTGACCTGTGCCCCGCTGCGGGTTAACATTTCCCCACTAATTTTCTGAGTCAATGGGTTGTCTTCTATGAGTAATAAATGCACGCCCAACATGTCTAATGGCAGATCAGCCGATTTACTTACGGGATGCGAGGCGATACATAACGGCAGTGTTAAACGAAAACAGCTCCCGCTTCCTAATTGGCTGCTCACCGTTAATTCACCGCCCATCGCTTGCGCTAAACTGGCACTAATTGTCAGCCCAAGCCCTGTTCCGCCCCGCTGGCTATCCACTTGTACAAATGGCTTAAAAATATCCGTAAATCGTGAGCTATCAATGCCGCACCCTGTGTCTTCCACTTCAATAAACCAATATTTGCCATAACGGCAACTGCGTAACGTAATTTGCCCCTGCTGAGTAAAGCGCAATGCATTACTCAGTAAATTCGTGATAATTTGTCGGATCCGTAGCGGGTCCCCTTGTAAAGCAATCGGTAAATCATCCGCAATATCTGCAACTAACTGAATAGCAGGGTTTTTATTACTTGCATTCATTAAATACAGGGTGCTTTCTAATAGCGGCTTGGGTTCAAAAGGCTCATCATTGATAGAAACATTCTGTCCTCCTGCTTCAATGGAAGAGTAATCCAAAATGTCATTCAAAATCGCTAACAAGGATTCCCCAGAGTCAGTAATTGCATATAAATCATCGTGATACTCACTCAGTGTTTTATTTTCTAACAATAACTGTGCGGTACCCAAAATCCCATAAAGTGGAGTACGGATTTCATGGCTCATTGCCGCCAAAAATGCCGATTTGGCCTGATTGGCTTGTTCTGCTTCAGAACGAGCTTTACGGTGCTCAACAACCATCACGCGCAGTTCTGCCGTCCTCGCTTTGACTTCGTCTGCTAGCTGTTCACGCTGATGATTTAAGGCATGAACACTTTCACGAAATGCATCCATTAAACGGCCAATCGTATCAAGCTCTTTCACCCCTGCGGTTTCAGGAAATGCAGAGTCAATATCACCCTCTAATAAGCGTTGAAGGGCTTGGGTTTGCTGTGCCAACGGTTTTGTCACTAAACGATAAACCACTCGCCAAAGGATCAAAACCAATGAGAGTAGAGAGACAATACTCAACGCTAACAACCAATTCTGCCCCCGCTCACTGGCTTGCTTAAGTTGCCCCAATGCGGTTTTATTACGAAGTTCAATAGTGTCAACTAATTGCGCTACTTCACTACTGAAACGGGCAAATTGGTCAATATTATTTTGCGATAAAATCTGTAAGCGCGTTGTGATGTCGTTATCTTGCCGATACAACGCAATTAACTCGGTATAGCGCTTAACGTTATTCAATACGTTCTCGACTTGGCCCCGTACTGTGGGATCTTCAATATACTTTTGCCGACGTTGTAAGATTTTAACGGCAGAACTCAACTGTTTTTCTAATTCAGCCATATTACGATGGGGCTGGTTTGAACCTAAATTAAGTACCATTTGCTGTACACGCATAGCACTTAATCGAAGCTCATTCATTTGGCTGGCATATTCAAGGTCAATATCAATTAGTTGATCAAGGGCTTGTTGAGCTTGTTCCCCTTGTTTTCTTTCAATAAGGTCATAAATACTGACCTGAGTTGCTCCCGCTGAAGTGGCGGCATTATTTGCCTGACCATGTGCCATTTGGGCGATATCACCTGCCGCTGCAATTATATGCTGCCTTAATTGTTGTTGCTCTGCGCGCAGCTTTAACCGCTGCCCGACTAACTCTCCCTGTTGCCTTAATGATTGAGCAATTTCTTTTTCTTGCTGTTCAATATCTTGTGTATTGAAACCTTGTTCTCGTAGTGTTTTCAGTATATTCGTGATTTTCAGGCTTTGTGCTGTTAACATCCGCCCTTGGGCTAAGCAAATACTTTCACTATCCGCATTCGTGAGATTTTGCGCAGAAAATAATTCCCAAGCACTTGCTTCGCTCAGTTGCCTTGCCATATTCATGGTTGGGATCAGAGCCTCGGTATTGGCCTGTTCAACTTGGCTAACAAAACGTAAGTTGTACCACCCCACAAGGGTGCTGATAAAGGTCAATGCGGCCATCAGCGCAAAGCCCATCCACAATCGTCTAGTTAGTGATAAATTCACGGTTTGGTTAGCCTAAAAATTAAAATGGTTGAGTTAACAGCAAGAAAGCATTTAGGATAACGGTTTCTGGTTTGTGAGGCTATCATGCGTGTATTGATTTTACTTCTGTTCATATTTCACTCGTTTTTGAGCCTAGCAATGGCACAGAATAATTCACTTATTCAGTGGCGCGATAACCTACATTTTAATCACCAAGCACATGATCCCGTAACCGCCACAAAAACCTGGAAGTTGTGCGCGCTTTACCCTAGTTTAAAAGATTCTTATTGGCTATCAATTAATTATGGTATGCAAAAAGCGGCAAAACACTATGGCGTTGACCTAAACGTACTAGAAGCCGGTGGTTATAACCAACTAGCAACCCAACAAAAGCAAATTACGCAATGCCAACAATGGGGAGCCGATGCTATTTTACTGGGGAGTAGCACCACAACCTTCCCAAACCTTAGCCAATTAGTGGGAAATACGCCTGTCATTGAAGTCATCAATGCCACCCACGATAACACAATAAAAACTCGTGTTGGTGTACCTTGGTTCCAGATGGGCTATCAGCCGGGGCGCTATTTAGTGCAGTGGAGTCAGGGTAAGCCATTGAAAGTTTTACTCATGCCCGGGCCATTGAATGCCGGTGGCAGCCATGAAATGGAACAAGGATTCCGAGAAGCTATTACAGGTAGCCAAGTACAAATTGTGGACGTCGCACAAGGAGATAACGACCTTGAGGTTCAACGCAATTTGTTGCATGGAATGTTAGAGCGTAACCCTGATATTAATGTCGTCGTTGGCACAGCGATTGCCGCCGAAGCCGCAATGGGTGAAGGTCGTAACTTAACGAAGCCACTAAATATTGTTTCTTTTTACCTTTCTCATCAGGTCTACCGCGGCTTAAAAAGAGGCCGAATAATTATGGCCGCCAGCGACCAAATGGTTTGGCAAGGTGAGTTAGTGATTGAACAAGCCATCAAAGTACTACAAAAGCAGCCGGTGCCAAACAATATCAGCCCGCCGATTTTGGTGCTTACTCAACAAAATGCTGATAGTGAACACTTACGCAATTCATTATCTCCTGGAGGCTTTAGGCCCGTATATCAATATACATCCGCAGCTAAAAAATAACCTTCACCATGCTGAGTCACTAATAAATCCGCATTGATTTTATGGCGTAAACGGCGAATAAGTACATCCACGGTGCGTAAATCTGGGTGGTCAACGCGTCGGGCAGATAACATACGTAAAAGGCGCTCTCGGGTTAAGATCTCTCGCGGGTTCGTCACAAAAGCCACTAGCATTTCATATTCCGCCCGTGTGAGTTTGATAGCCTGATTTTCAAATTGGAGTGTATGCATTGAGACATTTAGGCAATAGCCAGCAAACTGATAACAGTTATCTTGAGAAGTAGCTTGGGTTTGCGATGGCTTAGCAAGGTCAATACGCCAAAGTAAATTTTTAACGCGAACGACTAACTCCCTCAATTCCAAGGGTTTAGTCACATAATCATCAGCCCCCATTTCTAATCCCACAATACGGTCTATTTGATCACAGCGGCCAGTGACTAAAATAATCCCTACAGTGAAACGCTCACGTATTGCTCTTGTTAACATTAATCCGTTTTCATCCGGTAAATTAATATCTAACAGAATCAAATCAACGGCTTGCTGATCCATAATTTCGCGTAGACCCGCACCGTTCCCCGTCACAGAAACACGATATCCTTCTTGCTCAAAGTAAGCCTGTAAGCGAGCCTGAGTAACGGGTTCGTCTTCAACAACCACAATATGATGTGATGTCATTGATACACTCTCTTCTGTTCATATCTGTTCATATTTACGCATATCTTGCCGTAAGCTGTTCATCCTGGCTAGTACCGCTATTCATATTAACTCAATAAGATCGCCTGTATTAAACCATATAATTACAGGGGCTATTATGCGGAAACTCTGGAGAGCGTTACGAAAACCAAGTGCTCGTTGGTCAATGCTAACGTTAATCGTTGTCGGGATTGCAGTGGGTGTTGCGTTAATCGTTGTCCCCCATGTTGGGATGAAAGTGACTAGCACCACTGAGTTTTGTGTCAGTTGCCATAGCATGGAACCCGTTTACGAAGAATATAAACAATCGGTACATTTCCAAAATGCATCTGGCGTACGCGCAGAATGCCATGACTGCCACATTCCCTCCGACCTTCCAGGCATGATTAAACGGAAACTCGAAGCAAGCAATGATATTTATCAAACATTTATTGCGCATTCGATAGATACCCCAGAAAAATTTGAAGCCAAACGTGCCGAACTTGCGGAACGCGAGTGGGCTCGCATGAAAGAGAACAATTCGGCCACTTGCCGCTCTTGTCATGATTATGACTCGATGAATCACGCCAAGCAAAATCCAGAAGCGGCTCGCCAGATGCAAATCGCTGCGAAAGAGAATCAATCCTGCATTGACTGCCACAAAGGAATTGCCCACCAATTACCGGATATGAGTAGTGGCTTTCGTAAACAATTTGATGAGTTAAGAGCGAAAGCAAATAGTGATGCTGACATTCTGTATTCACTTGATATTAAACCTATTTATGCCAATAAAGGGGATAAAGACCCTGCTGGCTCGTTACTTCCTGCCTCAGAGGTGAAAGTCCTAAAACGTGATGGCGATTGGCTACAAGTTGAAATCACAGGGTGGACAGAAACCGATGGACGTCAACGCGTTCTATCTGAATTTCCCGGTAAGCGAATTTTCGTAGCTTCGATACGCGGTGATGTTCAAGAAAATGTGAAAAATTTAGAAAGCACCGTTGTCGCTGCAACAGATACGTCATGGAGCAAACTGCAAGCAACCGCATGGATGCAACAAGGCGATATGGTCAATGATATCAAGCCAATATGGGCTTATGCAGATTCTTTATATAACGGTTCATGTAATCAATGCCATGGTGCGCCAGATATCGCCCACTTTGATGCTAACGGTTGGATAGGCACATTGAACGGTATGATTGGCTTTACCAGTTTAGATAAGCGAGAAGAGCGTACCTTACTGAAATACTTACAAATGAATGCATCTGATAC
It includes:
- the cfa gene encoding cyclopropane fatty acyl phospholipid synthase — translated: MSTEHIVNPKNTVDSWQRIAAELLSEADIKINGSRPFDIQVHNPQFFKRVLQQGSIGLGESYMDGWWDCERLDIFFQYVLRHKLDKKIPHNFSDTLKIAVARVRNLQTLKRARIVGEEHYDLGNDLFSLMLDPYMQYSCGYWKGLETVPENLHLAQEQKLNLICEKLQLKPGMRLLDVGCGWGGLAAYAAKNFGVSVTGVTISAEQQKYAQARCVGLDVDIKLEDYRNLNDQFDRIVSVGMFEHVGPKNYAAYFDVIQRNLKTHGLFLLHTIGSNQSKVNVDPWINKYIFPNGCLPSIQNIGETSEGKLVMEDWHNFGADYDHTLMAWYSRFQAAWPELEFNYTPRFKRMFSYYLNACAGAFRARDIQLWQILWSPHGVDGGLRVAR
- the torS gene encoding TMAO reductase system sensor histidine kinase/response regulator TorS; the encoded protein is MNLSLTRRLWMGFALMAALTFISTLVGWYNLRFVSQVEQANTEALIPTMNMARQLSEASAWELFSAQNLTNADSESICLAQGRMLTAQSLKITNILKTLREQGFNTQDIEQQEKEIAQSLRQQGELVGQRLKLRAEQQQLRQHIIAAAGDIAQMAHGQANNAATSAGATQVSIYDLIERKQGEQAQQALDQLIDIDLEYASQMNELRLSAMRVQQMVLNLGSNQPHRNMAELEKQLSSAVKILQRRQKYIEDPTVRGQVENVLNNVKRYTELIALYRQDNDITTRLQILSQNNIDQFARFSSEVAQLVDTIELRNKTALGQLKQASERGQNWLLALSIVSLLSLVLILWRVVYRLVTKPLAQQTQALQRLLEGDIDSAFPETAGVKELDTIGRLMDAFRESVHALNHQREQLADEVKARTAELRVMVVEHRKARSEAEQANQAKSAFLAAMSHEIRTPLYGILGTAQLLLENKTLSEYHDDLYAITDSGESLLAILNDILDYSSIEAGGQNVSINDEPFEPKPLLESTLYLMNASNKNPAIQLVADIADDLPIALQGDPLRIRQIITNLLSNALRFTQQGQITLRSCRYGKYWFIEVEDTGCGIDSSRFTDIFKPFVQVDSQRGGTGLGLTISASLAQAMGGELTVSSQLGSGSCFRLTLPLCIASHPVSKSADLPLDMLGVHLLLIEDNPLTQKISGEMLTRSGAQVTIVGSAAEALAALQTGQQFTAALVDFGLPDIDGITLAKQIARTYPTLILIGFSAHVIDETLRQRTSQVFRGIIQKPVPRDMLNQLIVKYISGGEYTLPDPSIKEKFIDLQQLISDAELMGLPKIREWVSIFKQHSLPLVDQIDIARAENNTEQVKRLAHQLKSSCASLGMQSAVKTCELLEQQPMVGTHLKDNVQQGLQAIEQWLNETH
- the torT gene encoding TMAO reductase system periplasmic protein TorT, yielding MILLLFIFHSFLSLAMAQNNSLIQWRDNLHFNHQAHDPVTATKTWKLCALYPSLKDSYWLSINYGMQKAAKHYGVDLNVLEAGGYNQLATQQKQITQCQQWGADAILLGSSTTTFPNLSQLVGNTPVIEVINATHDNTIKTRVGVPWFQMGYQPGRYLVQWSQGKPLKVLLMPGPLNAGGSHEMEQGFREAITGSQVQIVDVAQGDNDLEVQRNLLHGMLERNPDINVVVGTAIAAEAAMGEGRNLTKPLNIVSFYLSHQVYRGLKRGRIIMAASDQMVWQGELVIEQAIKVLQKQPVPNNISPPILVLTQQNADSEHLRNSLSPGGFRPVYQYTSAAKK
- the torR gene encoding two-component system response regulator TorR; translated protein: MTSHHIVVVEDEPVTQARLQAYFEQEGYRVSVTGNGAGLREIMDQQAVDLILLDINLPDENGLMLTRAIRERFTVGIILVTGRCDQIDRIVGLEMGADDYVTKPLELRELVVRVKNLLWRIDLAKPSQTQATSQDNCYQFAGYCLNVSMHTLQFENQAIKLTRAEYEMLVAFVTNPREILTRERLLRMLSARRVDHPDLRTVDVLIRRLRHKINADLLVTQHGEGYFLAADVY
- the torC gene encoding pentaheme c-type cytochrome TorC; protein product: MRKLWRALRKPSARWSMLTLIVVGIAVGVALIVVPHVGMKVTSTTEFCVSCHSMEPVYEEYKQSVHFQNASGVRAECHDCHIPSDLPGMIKRKLEASNDIYQTFIAHSIDTPEKFEAKRAELAEREWARMKENNSATCRSCHDYDSMNHAKQNPEAARQMQIAAKENQSCIDCHKGIAHQLPDMSSGFRKQFDELRAKANSDADILYSLDIKPIYANKGDKDPAGSLLPASEVKVLKRDGDWLQVEITGWTETDGRQRVLSEFPGKRIFVASIRGDVQENVKNLESTVVAATDTSWSKLQATAWMQQGDMVNDIKPIWAYADSLYNGSCNQCHGAPDIAHFDANGWIGTLNGMIGFTSLDKREERTLLKYLQMNASDTAGSSHGDNGVQNEK